In the Pleuronectes platessa chromosome 23, fPlePla1.1, whole genome shotgun sequence genome, gtgtgtgtgtgtgtgtgtgtggttaaatAACAGTCAGCTGTTTTTATCATTGAGAGAAATATTATGACTTCACATAAGTGGGACAAGACCTAATGATCCGTTCTTCAGTCATTTTCTGGGTGCTGGGGGAGTTGTCATCTTCTGATCAATCTAGTCTGTTGTGTTGGTATCTTCAGGAGTGGTAAATACTCACATGGTTAACAGGAAGTGCTCACTTGTCGTCCTAGAGGCTTCTCCAGGTATTTTACCTCTGTGGGTCTTAACCTGTGTTATTAACCTGAGTCTTGTTTATCTGTGTCTTCCCTCCAGGACCCATGGTGACCTGGTGAGTGGTCTCTATCACCAGATCCTGCTGTCGCTACAGAAGGTCCTGTCTGATCCAGTGAGACCGCTCTGCTCCCACTATGGAGCCGTCGTGGGGCTTCATGCTCTTGGATGGAAAGTATGTTTTCCATTTCCATCTATGAATCTTGTACTTCTGCATTAAAGCTGTCTACACTGACGTCTTTGTCACTTTAAAGATAAACAGTTGAGTTTGTGACTGATGAGTAGTTGCAACAAACTGTAGTGTACAAAGTAAATGAATACAATTTGATTTAccaaatattacaaatttatAGAAGTTTCAGAGTCTGGTTTGGAATGTTCTTTACAGAGACTCATGGTATGAGTCTCTGTATTCTCCACATGCCTGTTACAGTTCATTTTTTAGCATCCTCTTGTCATTTATTCAAACTCAAGATCTCAACATCTTTCATCCTGAAATTGAAATATTCAGCATTTGTTGGGCATCATTTGATGTAAATTTCTGCTGAATTGTGGAAGGTGAATAATTTAGTATCTTTGGCATTTTACACTGTAGATTGGCTCCTTTCCATtgcttttaatatatatttagtatttTCCTGAGTACTTGGATAAGTGTTGTCTTGTCTCCTTCTCCtaaaactgtgtttttctttgcaggCAGTTGAGAGAGTTCTCTTTCCACACCTTCCTGCCTACTGGGCCAACCTCCAGGCTGTGCTAGACGATTATTCTGTTTCCAATGCTCAGGTCAAAGCAGATGGACACAAGGTCTATGGAGCCATTCTGGTCAGTACTGCACTGACAATGTGATTAGCTACAAGGCTTCCTGATAATAAGTGGCTTTAATGAGGTGGTCACCtcatcaaaattctttcagacatgcactgaactcttttCCTACCACCCCCCTAGAAAATTGTCCGATgtgagaacgcagcaggagatcctttGAAGGATTCACAAAAAGAGTGCAAATATCTAAAGAAGCAGCGGTGTCATACCTGTAGAAGCTAGAGACATTTTAGTAATAAGAGCTGACACAAGTGTCCatatgctgtaaacaaaatcaccTGACCTCCTTAGCGGAATGAATGCATTACATCCTGCTTCTGCCTGCTTCACGTCCCCTTACCTGAACACTCCGGAGATTTCTGGGCttttgtgaacgtgtctgagcaaagattctcctgctgcattgttccatgtgtgaaaggcaaactgcagaGAAAGTACAGATCAATTCCTGCTCACATCCTCCAGACTTCAAGTCAGAATTATATATTCTTGGGAGCATGAATGTTCACagctatttatatttttataatgaaATACTGCATCTTGTGTGTCACCGTAGAAAAATGATCTTTTGGGGACTGTGAATGTTCGAAGCAGCTTTCATAGTTAAGAACTAAATATTCTGAGGACTCCAGGTCCTCACATTACTGACAGACTGGAAACACATCACAGCATTTCTCACGTACATGGTCAGATGGTTCTCCTGTCTGTCCTGCAGGTGGCAGTGGAGCGCCTGCTGAAGATGAAGGCTCTGTCCCTGTCTCAGCCTGCAGAGGGTGGCTCCAGTGGTCAGACAGGCTCTGTGGTGGGTGCTATGGGTTACAGGGTAAGCTCCCCTGGACTCAGCCCCCCTCCAGAGCCTCTGTCAGAGGCCACCCTTGGAATCGCCAGCCACCTCCAGGCTGGAGGGGCGGGCTGTCCCTGGGAGGAGTGGACCCCGGTACCTCTCCCTGCCATGTACTCTGAGCTCTACTCCTTTTTTGGAGACAGCCTGGCTGTCAGGTTTAGCACTGGGCCAGGGTTTGGCAGCTACCCTCCCTGCATACCGTTCCAGCTCAGCGAAACCAGGAAGGAACCTCCCGGCCACGTCTCCAACCCTGACACCACCCGTAAGATGCCACAGTTGACTGCTAACCTCAACATCAGCCCTAGACACGATGGGAGTCCTCGCACCGACCCCGCCCCACCTAGCCTGGCTGCTACAGGAGCAACAAGGTGAACTAATGACTCCACCTCTTTTTCAAACATAAATGATTCGGTTGCTGTTTGCACTTCTAAATCTTTCTGACTTCCTTTTCTCCCTCAGGTCCCTGACTCGCtcctccacatcctccacctcttCGGTCCAGCGCTCCAGATCTTCCTCATCACGTCCAGGTCAGCGTTCGGCAGGACTGTCTCGTGACGTTTTCCCCAAAGCTCGTTTCACATCTCCTCAGGCCAGCCCTCCGGCAATCACCTTTCTAATCGGTGGTCGGCAAATGGGCCGACGCTGTCAAGGCCGGCGCCCCTTCCAGACCACTTTTGCCCCGACTCCACCTCTCGCTGCCATCCCACCACGTGCCTACGCCCACAAACTGCCTGTCATCGGGAGGGTGGGCAAACCTGTACGCCGCTGGGCATGTTCCCATTACTCTCTTCACTTGcctctgtagagcagagggaacAGACTTTAATAGACTGCATCACTGCAGAGTGGACTGTGAAGACTTCTGTTTTTTCATCCTTATCTCCCAATATTTAGTCTTTTGTGATGATA is a window encoding:
- the taf6l gene encoding TAF6-like RNA polymerase II p300/CBP-associated factor-associated factor 65 kDa subunit 6L, which codes for MADREERRFAEIPRESVKFMAESSGVELGDDVAALLAEDVCYRLREATQSSSQFMRHAKRRKLTVEDFNRALHWSNVEVISGYGAQDALPFRSVKEGELFFVEDREINLVELALATNIPKGCAETMVRVNVSYLDGKGNLEPQGTVPTAVQTLSDDLLKYYQQITRAILGEDPHLMKVALLDLQSNSRIAALLPYFVYVISGVKSVSHDLEQLNRLLHMVKSLVQNPYLYLGSYVRSLVSSVMYCILEPLAASINPLNDHWTLRDYAALLLSHIFWTHGDLVSGLYHQILLSLQKVLSDPVRPLCSHYGAVVGLHALGWKAVERVLFPHLPAYWANLQAVLDDYSVSNAQVKADGHKVYGAILVAVERLLKMKALSLSQPAEGGSSGQTGSVVGAMGYRVSSPGLSPPPEPLSEATLGIASHLQAGGAGCPWEEWTPVPLPAMYSELYSFFGDSLAVRFSTGPGFGSYPPCIPFQLSETRKEPPGHVSNPDTTRKMPQLTANLNISPRHDGSPRTDPAPPSLAATGATRSLTRSSTSSTSSVQRSRSSSSRPGQRSAGLSRDVFPKARFTSPQASPPAITFLIGGRQMGRRCQGRRPFQTTFAPTPPLAAIPPRAYAHKLPVIGRVGKPVRRWACSHYSLHLPL